The Candidatus Thermoplasmatota archaeon genome contains the following window.
TAGCGTGCTTGTAGAGGGTTTTGCATTTAGCGCTACTAAAAATTTTGAATATTATGCAACAAATTCTGTAATTGAAGAATTAGAATCTAAGCTGGGGGATGAAAAAGTAGAAGCATTAAGAATAATGGGGTTGAATGTGGCACAACCTTCAGAATTCAACGTAACGAAAGTAGAAGAAATAGCTAGTGCAATTGGCGAAACTCCTAGACTATCTAAAGCAGATATTGATATACTTGCTTTAGCTATTGAAATTGGCGCTGCAATACTTACTGACGACTACTCTATTCAGAACGTTGCTAAAGAGCTTGGAATAAAATATATTGCGTTTGCGCAGAGAGGGATAACTAAGAAGATACTATGGAAGTATAGGTGCACAGGCTGTAATAAATATTTTCAAAATTTTTTAACTATATGCCCTATTTGCGGGCTCAGAGTTAAAACCGTAAGATAGAAATATTGCTCTTCCTATTTAATATTGTGGAACTAAAGAAACTCAGGTTCGGGACAGAGCTTCTAAAAAGAGGCTTCACCAAACTGCGGAAAGGAAGTGTTATTATGGATGTTACTAATCAAGAGCAGGCTAAAATTGCTGAGGATGCTGGAGCAGTTGCAGTAATGGCTCTTGAAAGGGTTCCATCTGAAATAAGGGAGCAAGGCGGGGTTGCTAGAATGGCAGACCCTCTTAAAATAATTGAAATCATGCAAGCTGTTAGTATTCCTGTAATGGCTAAATGCAGAATAGGCCATGAGGCCGAGGCTAGAATTCTAGAAGCGCTTGGCGTGGATATGATTGATGAAAGCGAGGTTTTAACGCCAGCAGACCCTTTTGAGCATATAGATAAAAAAAAATTTAAAACTCCGTTTGTTTGCGGAGCTAGAGATCTGGGCGAAGCGCTTAGGAGAATTAACGAAGGCGCTGCTATGATAAGGACGAAAGGTGAAGCTGGCACTGGCAATATTATAGAAGCTGTACGTCATCAGAAAACGATGACTAATCAGATAAAAGAGCTTAAAGGCATGGGTGAAAGAGAACTTAAGAAAAAAGCTTTAGAATATCGTGTACCCTTTGAGCTTTTAAAAGAAGTTAAGAAGCTCCAGCGCTTGATGGTTGTTAATTTTGCAGCCGGCGGCATTGCAACTCCTGCAGATGCAGCTTTAATGATGCTCTTGGGTAGCGACGGAGTATTCGTAGGCTCAGGAATATTCAAATCAGAAAATCCTAAAAAAAGAGCTAAGGCTATAGTTGAAGCAGCTTCACATTATGACGATGCTAAGATAATTGCAGAGGTCTCTGAAGGGCTCGGCGCTGCAATGAAAGGGTTGGCAATAGAAGAGCTATCTGAAGAGCAGAAATTGCAGAGAAGAGGCTGGTAGCTACAGCCCGACTCTGCGCTCAACTCTAAGTTTAAAATATCTATAGAATATCCAGAATATTACAAGTGCTGTAAGTGCTAAGGAACCCATTAAGCCCCATTGCGCTGCGCCCATCATATTAA
Protein-coding sequences here:
- a CDS encoding PIN domain-containing protein, giving the protein MQRIVIDSSVLVEGFAFSATKNFEYYATNSVIEELESKLGDEKVEALRIMGLNVAQPSEFNVTKVEEIASAIGETPRLSKADIDILALAIEIGAAILTDDYSIQNVAKELGIKYIAFAQRGITKKILWKYRCTGCNKYFQNFLTICPICGLRVKTVR
- the pdxS gene encoding pyridoxal 5'-phosphate synthase lyase subunit PdxS yields the protein MELKKLRFGTELLKRGFTKLRKGSVIMDVTNQEQAKIAEDAGAVAVMALERVPSEIREQGGVARMADPLKIIEIMQAVSIPVMAKCRIGHEAEARILEALGVDMIDESEVLTPADPFEHIDKKKFKTPFVCGARDLGEALRRINEGAAMIRTKGEAGTGNIIEAVRHQKTMTNQIKELKGMGERELKKKALEYRVPFELLKEVKKLQRLMVVNFAAGGIATPADAALMMLLGSDGVFVGSGIFKSENPKKRAKAIVEAASHYDDAKIIAEVSEGLGAAMKGLAIEELSEEQKLQRRGW